The following proteins are encoded in a genomic region of Cryptomeria japonica chromosome 11, Sugi_1.0, whole genome shotgun sequence:
- the LOC131038192 gene encoding E3 ubiquitin-protein ligase PUB23, translating to MEGEVEIPSYFVCSISLQLMQDPVTLCTGVTYDRESIEKWIFTMGNNTCPATKQILNNQELIPNHTLRRLIQHWSIANSSMGVPLIATPDPPVDTNQLNELLRDIGTWPAPPFRLKGLKKLRSLAEKSETNRRCIASSEAPAAMISLIESQSDDEDETGCSYDVAVACEEALGILHSLIPLPDKTLDLFASAKCLASVGSILKRGTSKARFHAALLSQTVSRKVLERFVMNASDDLIEGLLEVLTEEVCEQATVAALGVLTAITINSRSSRKKAIEAGAVSALIELLPDQSPEKKNSCERMLCLLDVLCGCTEGTAAMADHAMGIPAVTKKILRVSQLASEKAVRILWSLCQFSSSEHVMIEMLQVGAVAKLCMVLQVDCTAKTKTKAMEILKLRSNCWKNSPCVPSWIF from the coding sequence ATGGAGGGGGAGGTAGAAATTCCTTCCTACTTTGTGTGTTCAATATCATTGCAACTCATGCAGGATCCTGTGACTCTGTGCACAGGCGTCACCTACGACAGAGAGAGCATTGAGAAGTGGATTTTTACAATGGGGAACAACACTTGCCCTGCCACAAAGCAAATCCTGAATAATCAAGAACTCATACCGAATCACACACTGCGCCGCCTTATTCAACACTGGTCCATCGCCAACTCCTCCATGGGCGTCCCGCTCATCGCCACACCAGATCCGCCCGTGGATACTAATCAGCTCAATGAATTGCTTCGAGACATCGGGACCTGGCCGGCGCCGCCCTTTCGATTGAAGGGCTTGAAAAAACTGAGGTCTCTGGCGGAGAAAAGCGAGACCAACAGACGGTGCATCGCTTCGTCTGAAGCACCGGCTGCAATGATCTCTCTCATAGAAAGCCAATCCGATGACGAGGATGAAACGGGTTGCAGTTACGACGTTGCTGTGGCTTGTGAGGAAGCTTTGGGTATTCTCCATTCTTTAATTCCGTTGCCAGACAAGACGTTAGATTTGTTCGCCAGTGCAAAGTGCCTGGCTTCCGTGGGCTCCATTCTCAAGAGAGGCACCTCGAAAGCCCGCTTTCATGCTGCGCTGCTTTCACAGACGGTGTCTAGGAAAGTCCTGGAACGGTTTGTTATGAACGCTAGCGATGATTTAATTGAAGGGTTGTTGGAAGTGTTAACAGAGGAGGTGTGCGAACAGGCTACTGTGGCTGCCCTTGGGGTGTTAACCGCGATCACTATTAACAGCAGGAGCAGCAGAAAGAAAGCAATCGAAGCGGGTGCCGTATCTGCTTTGATCGAATTGCTTCCTGATCAGAGCCCCGAGAAAAAGAACAGCTGCGAGAGGATGTTATGTCTTCTCGACGTCCTTTGTGGATGTACAGAAGGAACCGCTGCCATGGCTGACCACGCAATGGGCATCCCTGCGGTCACTAAGAAAATCCTTCGAGTGTCTCAACTGGCTAGTGAGAAAGCTGTTCGAATCCTGTGGTCGCTTTGCCAATTTTCTTCCTCTGAGCATGTCATGATTGAGATGTTGCAAGTTGGGGCTGTTGCAAAGCTGTGCATGGTCCTGCAGGTGGACTGCACGGCCAAGACTAAGACCAAGGCAATGGAGATACTCAAACTCCGTAGTAACTGCTGGAAGAACTCGCCTTGCGTTCCCTCATGGATCTTTTGA